One window from the genome of Thermus sediminis encodes:
- a CDS encoding M66 family metalloprotease → MRILRQADGSGRYYYGFVRVTYTSGIAGIAYLRHPVAAGWDHAGSAPLVMAHELGHNFGREHSPCGFPPGDPSVDPNYPYPNGRIGTWGYDLESKTLRNPNGHYDLMSYCSPQWVSDYTYEGAQSFLEQNPPRPLSLPQEGLLFSGRIQGDEVVFNPPLRLAVALEGMPSPYRLRADGVEAEVYVLEDSHGTLHFQAWLPLREWGRVGLWRDGGLLKEMVAEPRPLAEPEVELREEGGLLQVRWRGYPYLSLVHVAEDGTRTTLGLWHQGGEARFPTEGLPPGGRFEVQLSDGLSVRLFLFPR, encoded by the coding sequence CGGGCGCTACTACTACGGGTTCGTGAGGGTCACCTACACCTCCGGCATCGCCGGGATAGCCTACCTCCGCCACCCCGTGGCCGCGGGGTGGGACCATGCGGGGAGCGCCCCCCTTGTCATGGCCCACGAACTCGGGCACAACTTCGGCAGAGAACACAGCCCCTGCGGCTTTCCCCCGGGAGACCCCTCCGTGGATCCCAACTACCCCTACCCCAACGGAAGAATCGGGACCTGGGGGTACGACCTAGAGAGCAAAACCTTGCGCAACCCCAACGGGCACTACGACCTCATGAGCTACTGCTCCCCTCAGTGGGTCTCTGACTACACCTACGAGGGCGCCCAAAGCTTCCTGGAGCAAAACCCTCCCAGGCCCCTATCCCTGCCCCAGGAAGGCCTCCTCTTCTCCGGACGCATCCAGGGGGATGAGGTGGTCTTCAACCCGCCCCTCAGGCTAGCGGTGGCCCTAGAGGGGATGCCTTCTCCCTACCGCCTCAGGGCCGATGGCGTGGAGGCGGAAGTCTACGTCTTGGAGGACTCTCATGGGACCCTTCACTTCCAGGCCTGGCTTCCCTTGAGGGAGTGGGGTCGTGTTGGCCTCTGGCGGGATGGGGGCCTCCTCAAGGAGATGGTGGCCGAACCTAGGCCCCTCGCGGAGCCGGAGGTGGAGCTCCGGGAGGAAGGGGGCCTCCTCCAGGTGCGCTGGAGGGGCTATCCCTACCTCTCCCTGGTCCATGTGGCGGAGGACGGTACCCGCACCACCCTGGGCCTCTGGCACCAAGGCGGAGAGGCCCGCTTCCCCACGGAGGGCCTCCCCCCGGGTGGGCGGTTTGAGGTCCAGCTCTCCGATGGCCTAAGCGTCCGCCTTTTCCTCTTCCCCCGGTAG